The nucleotide window TATTCCTTCTCAGGTACCTGCCCTAAAACACTGTGGTTCGAAGATGGCCATTTTCGGAGCGGTACAAAAAATCAATACACAGCGTTAAAATGCTATACTTCGTGTCTGAGTTATTTAGATCGGGATTGTTGTATGCTTCGTGGGGTTTGACTGAAATGTACCACTGGGTATCCGACACAAAATGTTCAGGGCATTCTTGGAATTAGTGTAGAAGTCTTCTAATCTCATTTGTCATGGTGACGGAGTGATCTCACATAAGTTACACTTCCTTTGATTGACAAGTCCGTGTTTTTATTGTGCGCTATAGCCAAGAACCTCAGGTATTGAATTAGCATTCGTAAACATGTAGATACCCACAGGAGGAGGGATTTTCTGCGAAACCTACACGGATATGGGTTTACTGATGACAGTCATATTCTGGCATATGGTGAGCTTTCTCAGTGTAAATACATcattgtaaaaagtacaccATCGCTGTAATCTATCTGACGCTGGCCATCTTCTCGCCACCAGAGACCTGAACCGAGGGACAACCACGAGGGAATGATGCTTGCatgctttgtttgtttattagTGTGGTGAACTTTTCTGTTTTTATCTCCATCTATCACTCTGTTTTCTCTGTCATTATGTGGTTAAATGTAACCTTCACTATCGTGTACAGCTGTGTATCCATGAAAAATAAGGAATGCCACAGAAAATTTCATTACTCATACTGGAGACAATGTTACCACACGTACCGGGATCACTTACGGGTTACGGGAAGCATACAGTTGTCTATAGCTTTACCGTTATTCAGTGTTATTTGTGCAATTGCTATTTCATTTCAATTCCAATTTAAATTATCACCACGCAGGAATATGTGATCGGCCTAATTTACTAAATGAATCGTAACAGCATGCTGTAAAATGAACTCACATTTACACGCACAACAGCGTAATGCAAGACGGGGCGTAATCACCTGATAAGCGATCTCAGGCATTACGTCCTATACTGCAAGTGCCGTTAAATAGACAGGCAGTCAGCGGGTAAGACATCTCAGGCGTTACGTCCTATACTGCAAATGGCATGAAATAGACGGGCAACCAGGGTGAACGTTTCAGGCTTATCTTGATGTAAACTATATGTACGGACTACATAGTGACTTAACGCGACATTGGAACTTCTAGCGAAAAACGTAACGTTGGTAAATACCTCGTTGCCGAATCATTTGCCACATCGTAGTCTAGGTGTAGTCTGACCGCCTTATAACCGTGCTATTGGTCCTCACAGGAATATGCCCGCGAGCGTCCTCGTAACTCAATCATTGCCCTGTTTGCTGTCATCAGagttaaagcatttacatggtcAGGATTAATCTTCTTCCGTGTACGGAGTAAAGTTTGTTTTCCAGTCTGCTGATCGGCCAGTTCAGCGCACAAATACCATCGACCATGATAATACTATCTAACGGATTTACTCACTTACGAAACATCaattttgtggaatttttgGTGAATTCCGTTTACCTGGGCTAAATCTTGTTTCGCTGCTCTTGTTAAACTCTTCAAGACACAAACCCTAAATAGCCACACGTGAACAGAAAGATGAAAGACACATTTATGTCTTAAATATCATCCCACGTCCCACACGCGTCTGTAGGAGGTGCgaattaaattttacattcacctttactttaaatatatatacacgaaTTCCAAGAAAACAACTGCAgaatataagtatataagtaGTATGAGCAGCGTTTCTCTTCCCTGGGCGTTTGTAAGAAAAgggaaaagaaaagcaaatcgGTTGTAGTCTCGTGAGAGTTCCAATAGCGAAGGTCACTTAACTAATATTACAGTCCCTTGCGTCACTACCGGATAGACGGTTAGCTATCCTAAAGGCGAACTTAATGCTGATTAGGCCATGACAATTCCCCAAATGAGCGGGAACAGTGGTGAAAATAACCTACAATCACTTATTGATGCTATATAACCGCAATTACCGATCTGAATGTCAGTCTTAACAGAGCGAATGACAGCCCATACTCGGGCGTGTATGTGCACCCAATAAAAAACAAGTACAAGTTCAAGATTACAAGAGgatctaataaatttatgttacCTCgtaattttgattttattgtgaTCGACATTTTTGCCAgtaaatgaaacttttcgacAGCTTTTTTGGAACCGATCTAGTCTGTGACGTAAAGAGCGTTTTTGGTGAATACTGTACCAAGACAATCTGCAtgacccagtcacatcataagGAAGAGCTTGCCAGTAATATGTGGTAAAGCTTGGTTTACAGGTTGCTGCTCTCACACGTTAAGCTCGCTGAACAAATACCGTGTGATTGTAACGGTACCAGTTACCAATTCTTGTCACTACAAGGATTGTACgtcttaaaaaaaatcagagcatgaagagtaaaagcagagcaatGAAGAAAGAATGATAGTTATATTTAACCGGTCAAATTCGGCCTCAATTTCAaatgtaaagagaaaaaaaataaggactttatttatttgattgttggcaTGTCCAAGgaaatttcacttgtacaatggttgTCAGTATTATGGACGAAGAAAAACTGAGTGCCACGGGTAAACCACCGAATTTTACAAATTACCTTCCCAAGGACGGGTTTGAACTTGCACTTCCTGTGTTTCAACGTGTGAAAGACAAGCACAGTAACACCGCTGGCTTAAAATAAATGCCCTGGGCTGTTCTTATATGCACTGGAATGTTTGTTCATCATTGATGAACGAGACATTATACTCATGATTATGTTGACTGTCACCTCTGTATTACTTCATGTCAGCGAGTCCTATCGTGAGACGTGTCCTCCATGGATTTACGTTATTTACAATCATTTACTCAGAGTGTTCCGATACCTTAGGCTATGGCTGTTGCcaatatgatatgatatgaaaTATTCACCTACAAACAACATTTATAGATCTTTCCTTTTGAAAGTGTACCATTCCACccagaatattttacattaatAATGAGCTAGTATAGACAAGCGTTTCATCGGGGGGGACTGGAGGGGGAGGCGGTGGAAGAGGTAATTTCTCACTGTCCCCTCGGGGTGAATAGGTTTACTTGTATTGATCTACCTACCTCTTTAACTGGGATGGCTGTGTTCACAAGGAAGCCTTCATCAAGGTCCTGTTGGACAAAGTACTTAGAGTGAGGACCTTTTCCCATCTTGAACTTGGCCCCCGAGGGCAAAACTGAATTGATATTCCAGCAAACGTATCGGGCAAACTTCCTCGGAACATGGGAAATGTCCGTGTAATAGAGTCTGAAGCTCAGTGTCTGGCCGTTCAGATCGCTCTCAATAAGCCAGGCTTGTTTGTCACGATCGTAGAAGTGAGCACGGTTTCGTCCATGGGTTATCGGTTCCAGAATGACTTCGCTCACAGCGGTCACCGACAGCATGTGCACCcgtattttcatttttgatctCCCTTGGGTGACTTCGTGGAGGGGCGCGCCAACCACGTAGCCCATACCCGATCCCGATATGTCAAAGGTTTCTTCGAGGACATTGGAATCGTATTCATACTCCTCTCCCAGAAATATTTGATATCTTAGGTGACTGAGATGGTCGAAGCTAGTGTGACGGTGTAAATGAACGACGGCCTTACCCTCGGTCTCGCCCGAGTCCCCAAATGGATATAGCGACACACCCCAATCATCAAGGCCAAACGAAAAATAAGTCGACTCAATGTGGTTATTGTAACCAGGTTTCAGATGATTGTCTTTTGGCAGTGCAAGAAGGCACTCGAAGGACGTAATAATGTTTCTCATTTCAAGCTCTACAAGAAATTCTCCGTTTTCTTGCATGAAATTCCTTACGGCCAACTCGTTCAAACATATAAACGTTTTGCGGCCATGAATGCAGTTCTCTATAGTAAAATCACAACCGGTTTCAATGAAGGATTCGTTTTTGGTAAAATGGTCTTTGTTCACCATGGTGAAAGAGTAATCCAGTTTGCAGGTCATGCCGGCTGCTACCGTCCTTAGCTTGAGGTAAGAGCCTAGGTGCTTCTCCCCTTTCATAAAGGACACCGTCCATTTCTGATGACCGTAAGTGAAATCCTTAGAGTAAATGTCATGAGCAAACTGCTCCTTGACCACGCGGTTTGGCAATAGGAAAGTGAATACCTGTGTGTCGAATCTGTCGTTGAGCTTCACATAACGGTACAATTTCGCCATGCTGTCCACGCTACTACAGTCTCCTTTTAATGCACTGCTTGAAACGAGTTTTCACAACGAACTGCTGCCCTCCTGGTGTGgttttacacacacaaaaaataatgcATTCATCAATCATTTATCTCAGTTCTCACCAACAACATCCTTGCCTGGTTATTCTTGCCAAAACCGTTTCCTTAGCGGAGACTTCGATGTCTGTGAGATTGTACTGGTGGGAGCCAGCGGCGGTGTTGGGATTACTGAAGGATAATACCCCTGTGAGCGACGAAAGCATCGATTCGTCGACACCTGGAACGTCGGCCTCTCCACCTTAACGTGTACACAAATGCCGCTTTTGACACTGGGCTGCTGGTTGGTTATAACACACGGGATAGTCCACCACATCTACCATTCGCTCATCTGTCTTGTACGCCTTAATATGCTTTGCTCTTTCTCCGGGCTCCGGGAGGCGCTTTATACTTAGGTGTGTAACAGGACACGACGAAAATCGTCAACGATCGGCCATCtggaagaaataaatgaattattaatcTATCTCTCATCATTGCAAACGTAGAACCGTACCGATATCAAATCAATACCACATACACAAATGATTCAGGTTTGAAGATAACGGAAGTCATGGTTGGAGTTTCCATATACTTGGTGTTCGAGCAATCCGTGTCCAGAACGGTGAGGATTTCTCATTGGTTATACATGCCAGTTAAAACCAATATCAAACAAAAGGAAGGCGATAAAcatgaataactaataactaccACAGAATCTGTCTACCCAGAAACTATACTGAGAACGGGTTAATTCTTAATATGAGCCTGTTAATAATAGTCTTTACATAAGATGATCCGCCTATATTCTGCATGCCCCTACCCATTCTCATCAATGTGTTGGGTTTATCCCGCACGGGCTATTTTGTTCATatgcaatgtacaatgtatgcagTATACCAGAGTTACAAACAACAGCCTTTCCATGCTTCAGACTGAattgtgaatttatttttaattccccCATAAAATAGTAATTTAGCTTCATATTCTTTAAGACCGTTTAAGTTCAGTAATTTTGAAAAACTTTAATTACTTGGTTTTTGACTAaaccacaaaacagaaaaaaaaacacaaagcgAAATGAAGACGCCGTAGAAAATCACTAAATGATGACCACAGGGGTGTCTACTAACCggtgtagcctacatgtacaacagcttTTTGTGTTGGAACTTGATAGCAAATGTCATCAGGATACTCCCATATAACGAACTTATCAACCAAAACATCTTTTCAGATCGAACAAGCAGGGAACCAACCAGGGAATCATGTCCCACCTAACACTCACATAAGTTCCGTATCGATTACAGGAGATTCATTAGGTGGAATACAGAAGAAGCGCATTCACAGCTAATCCCTGTCAATGACCCCCCAATATTATTGCCAGAAATGTTTGGACCTGGTTTTATCCAGAAGCCATTAAATAGGCTAACCGGAAATTGGATAATCTAGGATGGGAACAGCGCTTTTATTTACCTTACTGATTGTGTTCATGAGATTGGGTCCTTAAGGGGGATAATCGTTGTTGAGGTTACGCCAGGTTTTGGACGGTGCGATCTGTTAACGTTTACCAAGGGAACTCTGTCTGTAAGAGAATCCGCCATACGTGATGGTGCTGAATTAGAAAAAACCGATAAAGGCCGACCAATTCCAGATTTTTTACGTAGAATAATAATGTATATCCCACACCGCAGACGTTTTAAGCCATACCTGCCAGTAGAATTTATTTCCACATGGCAgaattagaaaaacaaaactaaacgTGGTTTACACTGCAGTCCTTTGTATTTCGTGCttactgtatgtgtaaatgCATCTTCCTTAGGGTTAAACTTATCTCCTGAACTTTCCTCATGTAAGTGGACTTTTAAACTGGTAGTTAAATAGTAAGGAACTTATTATTCACCTctatttaaatattgtaaacGTCTAAAATTTGAATCCATGCTTTGACACAAAATATAGCACCAAATATGTGTGATATTTTACGGCGACATTGATCTAAAGCGACTTGACATGACAGATTAGTACGAGATTCTTATGAGCTCCTTATAAAGCAGAA belongs to Liolophura sinensis isolate JHLJ2023 chromosome 9, CUHK_Ljap_v2, whole genome shotgun sequence and includes:
- the LOC135475066 gene encoding uncharacterized protein LOC135475066, translating into MAKLYRYVKLNDRFDTQVFTFLLPNRVVKEQFAHDIYSKDFTYGHQKWTVSFMKGEKHLGSYLKLRTVAAGMTCKLDYSFTMVNKDHFTKNESFIETGCDFTIENCIHGRKTFICLNELAVRNFMQENGEFLVELEMRNIITSFECLLALPKDNHLKPGYNNHIESTYFSFGLDDWGVSLYPFGDSGETEGKAVVHLHRHTSFDHLSHLRYQIFLGEEYEYDSNVLEETFDISGSGMGYVVGAPLHEVTQGRSKMKIRVHMLSVTAVSEVILEPITHGRNRAHFYDRDKQAWLIESDLNGQTLSFRLYYTDISHVPRKFARYVCWNINSVLPSGAKFKMGKGPHSKYFVQQDLDEGFLVNTAIPVKEITHPESLYLDAEERRMTIQIEWIESLLLMGPTYHRLDDVSRIQRHQMLREILALQAENYALEKQLYSYQQSIGKKGTKNRYLRCGQEDEDG